A portion of the Magnolia sinica isolate HGM2019 chromosome 17, MsV1, whole genome shotgun sequence genome contains these proteins:
- the LOC131231815 gene encoding probable CoA ligase CCL9, giving the protein MEKNATLTGLLKQAAAEFPSRRALSLSGKFNLTHARLQELIEEAASRLVAADVRTGDVVALTFPNTVEYVIMFLAVIRAGAVAAPFNAAYTSEEYEFYLSDSESKLLLTNKEGNGAAQAAATKLNIPHATATLSHPSSSIAISLTPADSTLDSVSLPANDPSDVALFLHTSGTTSRPKGVPLTQHNLAASVQNIKSVYKLTESDSTVLVLPLFHVHGLLAGLLSSLGAGAAVTLPASGRFSASTFWADMKAYSATWYTAVPTIHQILLDRHVIKPEPAYPKLRFIRSCSASLAPAILARLEDAFGASVLEAYAMTEASHQMASNPLPEDGPHKPGSVGKPVGLEMAVLDDNGTVQPAQVSGEVCIRGPNVTKGYRNNPEANKGAFRFGWFHTGDLGYLDADGYLHLVGRIKELINRGGEKISPIEVDAVLLSHPDVAQAVAFGVPDDKYGEEINCAIIPREGCEIDEAEVLRFCKKNLASFKVPKKVFITDSVPKTATGKIQRRIVAEHFLAQISAAKVPKFGA; this is encoded by the exons atggagaaaaacGCTACCCTAACCGGGCTCTTGAAGCAGGCCGCCGCGGAATTTCCGTCCCGGCGGGCGCTGTCACTTTCCGGCAAGTTCAATCTGACGCACGCCCGGCTGCAAGAGCTCATCGAAGAGGCCGCCTCCCGCCTCGTTGCCGCCGACGTCCGCACGGGCGACGTCGTCGCCCTCACCTTCCCGAATACCGTCGAG TACGTGATAATGTTCTTAGCCGTGATCCGCGCCGGAGCCGTCGCTGCGCCGTTCAACGCGGCTTACACGTCGGAGGAGTACGAGTTCTACCTCTCCGATTCGGAATCCAAGCTCCTCCTCACCAACAAGGAAGGCAACGGCGCGGCTCAAGCCGCCGCCACCAAGCTCAACATCCCCCACGCCACCGCCACGCTCTCTCACCCCAGCAGCTCCATCGCGATTTCCCTGACTCCCGCCGACTCGACGCTCGACTCAGTCTCCCTACCCGCCAACGACCCGTCCGACGTGGCGCTGTTCCTCCACACCTCCGGCACCACGAGCCGCCCCAAGGGCGTCCCGCTGACTCAGCACAACCTCGCCGCGTCGGTCCAGAACATCAAATCGGTCTACAAACTCACTGAGTCGGACTCGACCGTCCTAGTCCTGCCTCTCTTTCACGTTCACGGCCTGCTAGCCGGCTTGCTCAGCTCCCTCGGCGCCGGAGCCGCTGTGACCCTCCCTGCCTCCGGTCGCTTCTCTGCCTCAACCTTCTGGGCCGACATGAAGGCGTACAGTGCCACGTGGTACACCGCAGTTCCCACCATCCACCAGATCCTCCTCGATCGCCATGTCATCAAGCCCGAGCCGGCCTACCCGAAGCTGCGGTTCATCAGGAGCTGCAGCGCGTCGCTGGCGCCGGCAATCCTGGCCCGGCTCGAGGATGCGTTCGGCGCGTCGGTGCTGGAGGCGTACGCCATGACGGAGGCGTCGCACCAGATGGCGTCGAACCCGCTGCCGGAGGACGGCCCCCACAAGCCAGGGTCTGTGGGGAAGCCGGTGGGCCTGGAGATGGCGGTGCTGGACGATAATGGCACTGTGCAGCCGGCGCAAGTTAGCGGAGAGGTGTGCATACGGGGTCCAAACGTAACAAAGGGGTACAGAAACAACCCCGAGGCGAACAAGGGGGCCTTCAGGTTCGGATGGTTCCACACAGGTGATTTGGGCTATCTGGACGCTGACGGATACCTCCATCTCGTCGGACGGATTAAGGAGCTCATCAATCGCGGAG GCGAGAAAATATCTCCAATAGAGGTGGACGCGGTTCTTTTGTCGCATCCGGACGTTGCGCAGGCCGTGGCTTTTGGCGTTCCCGACGACAAATACGGCGAAGAG ATTAATTGCGCGATCATACCGAGGGAAGGGTGTGAGATAGACGAGGCGGAGGTGCTGAGGTTCTGCAAGAAGAATCTGGCGTCGTTCAAGGTACCTAAGAAGGTCTTTATCACCGACTCCGTCCCCAAGACAGCCACGGGAAAGATCCAACGACGGATCGTAGCTGAGCATTTCCTCGCTCAAATCTCAGCCGCTAAAGTCCCCAAGTTCGGCGCTTAG